In Eschrichtius robustus isolate mEscRob2 chromosome 2, mEscRob2.pri, whole genome shotgun sequence, a single window of DNA contains:
- the VCF2 gene encoding LOW QUALITY PROTEIN: protein VCF2 (The sequence of the model RefSeq protein was modified relative to this genomic sequence to represent the inferred CDS: substituted 1 base at 1 genomic stop codon) has protein sequence MLLELETQSLNNKQKRRRNDNKEDNHHSPQSKRSKRNPVFQESQDAACSSNDNDRSSSVNSPERVIGSESSLNQIIAELNKSTPQSLYEGYVLCQGPYSHINQIIREAHFNSLXQQGQSPT, from the exons ATGCTATTGGAATTAGAAACACAGTCACTGAACAATaagcagaaaagaagaaggaatgataATAAAGAGGACAATCACCATTCTCCCCAGTCCAAAAGGAGTAAGAGAAACCCTGTTTTTCAGGAGTCTCAGGATGC TGCATGTTCAAGCAATGATAATGACAGGAGCAGCAGTGTTAATTCCCCAGAGAGAGTAATTGGATCAGAAAGCAGCTTAAACCAGATCATTGCTGAACTCAACAAGAGTACCCCTCAGTCCTTATATGAGGGGTATGTGCTATGCCAAGGTCCTTATTCCCACATCAACCAGATCATAAGGGAGGCACACTTCAACAGCCTATAGCAGCAAGGACAATCTCCAACATGA